A part of Dehalogenimonas sp. W genomic DNA contains:
- a CDS encoding SHOCT-like domain-containing protein, protein MTDNRKRILDMLEAGKISAAEAMKLLEAMEKTGTEPRREVRKIKYLRVLIDNPGGDHGGGKADKVNVRVPVSLIRAGMKFTSLIPQDAADQVEGELKKKGISLNLKNLKDEDIEELIAALAELEVDIDGGEGKVRVFAE, encoded by the coding sequence ATGACTGATAATCGGAAACGCATACTGGACATGCTGGAGGCAGGCAAAATCAGCGCCGCCGAGGCCATGAAACTGCTTGAGGCTATGGAAAAGACGGGCACGGAACCCAGACGCGAAGTCCGCAAGATAAAATATCTGCGGGTACTGATAGATAATCCCGGCGGTGATCACGGCGGGGGCAAGGCGGACAAGGTGAACGTACGGGTGCCGGTGTCGCTGATCCGGGCCGGGATGAAATTTACCTCACTGATACCCCAGGATGCCGCAGACCAGGTGGAAGGCGAACTCAAGAAAAAGGGCATCAGCCTTAACCTGAAGAACCTGAAAGATGAAGATATTGAGGAATTGATTGCGGCGCTGGCGGAACTTGAGGTTGATATTGACGGCGGCGAAGGTAAGGTCAGGGTCTTCGCGGAGTAG